CTCTCCTGTACATGCTGCAAGCACATGTGCCATTAAATCTATTAGATGAATTAATTTATATGCATTATTTCTTGAATAAAATCTTCCATCTCCCATTACATGCGCTATATAATTTCTATTAAAATATGAGTTGTCTCTTGCTATTTGATGCTTTGTAAATATTATCTTTTCTGATATATCAATAAATGCTCTTATGTACTCATCAACTATAAATGGATGTGGTATTTTTTCATTAAAATTATTGTATTCTAACTCAGCCCACTTATTTAAAAGTTGATGTTCTTTTGGTTTTTTATCTATAGATCTAAACTCATATAAAGATAATAGTATTCCTTCTATAACAGGTGTTAATATCATTACTGTAGATATGTATTCTTCTCTAAATAAACTTAAATATGATTGTTCTATTATATGTGAAAACTTGTTTATATGCTTTGTCTTCATTATTAATGATACCATGTTTAAAGCTCTTAAGTGAGGACTTATTATGTATGGATCTAATATTTTTATAATTTCATTTTCAATATTTTGTGTTTCATATGTATCGTATAACTTATTTAAATCTATTTCTGTACATAGTTTTTCTAATTTTAATATATCTATTTCATTTATATCCTCTGCGATTATAGAGAAACCAAATTTAGTTATTTTTTGATTTATTTTAAATAGCCTTATCTGCAAATCATTATAATAAGATAGTTCACAGTTGTATTTTTTAGGTTCTATCAAATTCAACTTATTTTTTTCTCTTATTTCTTCAAAAACTTCTCTAATAGCCCTACCCCTACTTTGAGATTGTTGCTTTATATCTAGCTCTTTTATTCTTACAACATATTGATCTCCCTTTTTTTCAAATAGCATAGGATATCCAAATACAAATTTATTAAATGATTTATCCATGATTCTCCCCCCAATATGTTATTAATTAAATTTAAATATAAATTAAAACACCCTTTATTATATATATTAAAGAGTGTTTTAATTTATATTTTTTATTTTTACCTATTTTATAACATTATTATAAGCCGTAACATTCCGACATGCTACGACATACTATATTGTATAGATTTTGTATAAAAATATTTATTTTTTATAATTATGATTCATATAAAATCTTAATATTTACTAATTTAAGAGGCGATTTGTTCATGTGTAATTTATGTAATAACAGTGATAAGTGCAATAAAAAATCTTGTGATAGTTGTTTTGTAAACAATAATTGGTGGTGCAACAACAATAACAGCATTTGCTGTAATGGTAATAACTGTAACTGCAATAATAATAACAACTGCTGCCATAATAATAGCTGCAACTGTAATAATAACTCTTGGGATTCTGATTGGTATTGTTGCTGCTTTAAGATTAACTCTTGCAGCTGTAATTGTAACTGTAATTCTTGTACAAGAAGATGCTTTTTTTAATTTATTAAATTAATATTAAAAGTTAAATCCAGCTAACTTATGTTGTTAGCTGGACTTATTTTTTGTTATTTAATTAAATTTTACTCGTATACTGAGTATCTATCCCATATTTTTTCTAGGTCATCAAAGTATTCTTTTATATCATCCTTCTCTTTCATACCTACTGCAACTATAAGTGCATTAACTATACTTAAAGCAGGAACTAATGAGTCAACAAATGATGCCATATTACTTTTTACTAAAAGTGTATTATCTGCAAGAGATGCTACTGGTGCAAATAAACTATCTGTTAAAGATATTATATGTGCTCCTTTTTCTTTTGCATAATTTACTATTTGATATGATTTTTTAGAATATCTTGGGAAACTTATAGCTATTATAACGTCATTTTCATCTATTCTTACTATTTGTTCAAACGCATCCCCCATATCCATTCTAATTATATGGACATTATCAAGTATTATATCTAAATAAAATCCTAAGTATTGAGCTATAGTAAATGAACTTCTCATACCTAATATATATATTTTTCTTGCTTTTAATAATCTATTCGCTGAATCTTCAAAGGCTTTATGGTCTATTTCTTCTAAAGTAGTTTTTATGTTATCCATGTCACTTTTTAAAACTTTATTAAGTATGGTATAATCATCGCTATACTCTTTTGCCATTTCTACTCTTTGCACTGTAGTTAATTTATTTTTTATTAACTCTTGAAGTGCTGCTTGTAACTTTGGATATCCTGAGTATCCTAAGGCATTTGCAAATCTTACAACAGTAGATTCACTTACCCCTACTGTATCTCCTAGTTTGCATGCAGTCATAAATGCTACTTTATCGTAATTTGACAAAATATACTGTGCTATTAGTTTTTGTCCTTTACTAAATCTTGGGTATTGAGCTTGGATGTCTGATATAAGCTTTTTGCTATCTTTTAAATCCTTTGTATCGTCCATATCTTTCTCCTTTAGTGGTTTACATCAATATTATTTCTGAAAAGTTCAATTCCTTTTTCAAATGCCTTTATGTTTGACTCTTGAGTTCCTTTTGGAACCCTCTTTATTATTGACTTTTTAATATTTTCTATATCTACATCTTTTACTAACTGACTAATAACTCCCAGTGCAACCATATTCGCTGAAACGTAGCTTCCAGTCACTTCCTTTGAAGAATCTATTATCGGAAACTTGTAAATATTCAAATTTTCTGTACATTTTACTTCTATTGAACTATCAATAACTATTATACCACTATTGTCCATATCTTTTAAGTACTGATTTAAAGATTTTTGTGTTAAAGATAATAATATATTTGGATTTGAAATTTTAGGAAAATTTATTTCATTTTCACTTATAACAACTTCACATTTACTAGCTCCACCTCTAGCTTCTGGCCCATATGATTGTGTTTGAACTGCATTTAAGTTAGTGCTTATTGCACCCTCTGCTAATATTATTCCGGCTAATATTAAACCTTGACCTCCTGAACCGCTAAGTCTTACTTCTACTTTCATATCTTTTATATCTCTCCTTAGGTATTTTTTATTAAATCTATCTATTTATTGAACTTATCTAATACTTTCTTATATTCATCTGTGTATTCAGGCGTGATAGTATCTTTAAATATACCTATTAAAATTTTTTCTGTTAGCTGTTCTTCTGTTAAAGTATCTTTTTTAGTTAAATTAATACTTCTATCTTTTAGCTCATTCATTAAAATAACTGGTGAGCCTTTTTTATTTTTTCTTCCATAGTATGTTGGACATATGCTTAACCCCTCTACCAATGAAAATCCCTTATGATTAAGTGCTTTTTTAATATATTGAATTGTATTTGGAACATGGTATACTGTTGAACGTGCTACAAAACTAGCACCTGCTCCACAAGCTAATTCACATATATCAAACGGTTTGTCTATGTTACCAAACGGAGCTGTTGTTGCAAAATCTCCATTTGGGGTAGTTGGAGAATATTGTCCACCTGTCATACCATATATATTGTTATTAAATACTATTGTTGTTATATCTATATTTCTTCTACATGCATGTATAAAATGATTTCCACCTATAGCTGTCAAATCTCCATCTCCACTAATTACTATCACATGAAGATCTGGTTTTGCAAGTTTTATTCCTGTTGCAAATGCCAATGCTCTACCATGAGTTGTATGAACAGTATTAAAGTCCATATATCCTGCTGCTCTTGATGAGCATCCTATTCCTGAAACTATACAAACCTTATCCTTATCTATATCAGATTCTTCTATTGCAACTGCTATCGCTCTCATTAGTATTCCATGTCCACACCCAGGACACCAAATATGAGGAAGTCTATTTGTTCTTAAATTGTTTTTAATTACTTCACTAGGCATTGATACATTCCTCCTTAATTTTAGCTATTATCTCATTAGGAGTTATTACTTCACCATTTATTTTATTAATACCAAATATGTCTTTTTCTTTTCCTAATACTCTTTGTACCTCTAATATCATTTGTCCTTTATTCATTTCAACAACAGCTATTTGTTTTGCATTTTTACTAACCTCTATTAATTTATCTTCTGGGAATGGCCATACTGTTTTTATACTAAATAATCCAGCCTTTATATTTTCATTTCTTAACATTTTAACTGCATCTTTGCAAGAACGTGATGACCCTCCAAATGAAACAAATAAAACGTCTGCATCCTCTGTCTCATATTCTTCATAAATTAATATATCATCTAGATTTTTTTCTATTTTATTGAACAATCTATTCATTAATTTTTCAGTTTCTACTGTGCTATTTGTTGGAAATCCTGTTTCATCATGCATAAGGCCTGTTACATTATATCTATAGCCTTCCCCTATACTTGCCATAGCTGGTACAAAATCTTTACCATCTTCATATGCTTTATATTCTTTATAATCACATGTTGGTTTTTTTCTATTTAATACATCTAACTCACCTGCCATAGGTATTCTCATTTTTTCTCTTAAATGGCCTACAACTTCATCTAAAAGTAGTATTACTGGTACTCTATATTTTTCTGCAAAATTAAATGATTTTACTGTTAAATTAAATGTCTCTTCTACTGTTGATGGTGACAATGCTATTATTGTATGGTCTCCATGAGTTCCCCACTTAGCTTGCATTAAATCACCTTGTGATGGACTTGTAGGTAATCCTGTACTAGGTCCACATCTTTGTACATTTACAATTACACATGGTGATTCAACTAATGATGCGTAACCTATACACTCTTGTTTTAAAGAAAATCCTGGGCCACTTGTCGCTGTCATTGATTTATATCCCGTTAAAGATGCCCCTATTGTAGCTGCTATAGAACCTATTTCATCTTCCATTTGAATGAATTTTCCATTTATTTTCGGAAGTAATAATGATGATATCTCTGCTATTTCTGTAGATGGCGTTATTGGATACCCCGCAAAAAATCTCATGCCCGCATAAATTGCTCCTTGTACACAAGCTTCATTTCCTTGTAATAACTTTATTCTATCAGTCATACCAAATCTCTCCTTAAGGTTTTTATTCACTTTTTTTTAGGTATATTGCATAATCTGGACATCTTTGTTCACATTGACCACACCCTATGCATTTATTAGGATTTGTTACACTTATTGAATCCTCTTTTAACTCTAATATTTTTACTGGACAATATTCAACACAAATACCACATTTTTTGCACCATGATTTTTTTACTACCAATGTCTTTTTCATAAACTCCCCCCTTAACTCTATAGCGTTTTTAACTTAATTAATTCTCCCTATATTAAGCTTATTTATTAGTTATATAAATATTCTTATTTAAATAAAAAAAACCATGCTATAAAGCATGGTTTAATATTCTTTCTTCTTCTCTATCAAAACTAATTGTGGTGGATTATTTATTTGGTTAATAAATCCACACTCAAGTACGTTAAATTCGTTTTGATCTAGCGTTTTAACAAAATCATATACACTATTTTTTTCCTCTGGCCCACCTTCATGTCCAGTGTAAATAGCAATACTTACTATCCCATGAGGTTTCAATAGTTTTAAGCTATGCTCTATAGCTTTTATCGTTGTATTTGGTTTTGTTATAATCATATGCTTTGCTCTTGGTAAATATCCCAAGTTAAACACAACACATGAAATTTTTTTTGCAACGTACTTGTCCATATTTTCATGACCATCTAATATTAACTCTACACGG
Above is a genomic segment from Romboutsia lituseburensis containing:
- a CDS encoding 2-oxoacid:acceptor oxidoreductase subunit alpha, which translates into the protein MTDRIKLLQGNEACVQGAIYAGMRFFAGYPITPSTEIAEISSLLLPKINGKFIQMEDEIGSIAATIGASLTGYKSMTATSGPGFSLKQECIGYASLVESPCVIVNVQRCGPSTGLPTSPSQGDLMQAKWGTHGDHTIIALSPSTVEETFNLTVKSFNFAEKYRVPVILLLDEVVGHLREKMRIPMAGELDVLNRKKPTCDYKEYKAYEDGKDFVPAMASIGEGYRYNVTGLMHDETGFPTNSTVETEKLMNRLFNKIEKNLDDILIYEEYETEDADVLFVSFGGSSRSCKDAVKMLRNENIKAGLFSIKTVWPFPEDKLIEVSKNAKQIAVVEMNKGQMILEVQRVLGKEKDIFGINKINGEVITPNEIIAKIKEECINA
- a CDS encoding 4Fe-4S binding protein is translated as MKKTLVVKKSWCKKCGICVEYCPVKILELKEDSISVTNPNKCIGCGQCEQRCPDYAIYLKKSE
- a CDS encoding MurR/RpiR family transcriptional regulator, whose product is MDDTKDLKDSKKLISDIQAQYPRFSKGQKLIAQYILSNYDKVAFMTACKLGDTVGVSESTVVRFANALGYSGYPKLQAALQELIKNKLTTVQRVEMAKEYSDDYTILNKVLKSDMDNIKTTLEEIDHKAFEDSANRLLKARKIYILGMRSSFTIAQYLGFYLDIILDNVHIIRMDMGDAFEQIVRIDENDVIIAISFPRYSKKSYQIVNYAKEKGAHIISLTDSLFAPVASLADNTLLVKSNMASFVDSLVPALSIVNALIVAVGMKEKDDIKEYFDDLEKIWDRYSVYE
- a CDS encoding class I SAM-dependent methyltransferase, with product MKKAKYLTKVTDINKLYLDQVIKEGDIVVDATMGNGYDTKYLAEKVGENGYVYSFDVQEEALKSTKKRLEKENLQDRVELILDGHENMDKYVAKKISCVVFNLGYLPRAKHMIITKPNTTIKAIEHSLKLLKPHGIVSIAIYTGHEGGPEEKNSVYDFVKTLDQNEFNVLECGFINQINNPPQLVLIEKKKEY
- a CDS encoding 2-oxoacid:ferredoxin oxidoreductase subunit beta: MPSEVIKNNLRTNRLPHIWCPGCGHGILMRAIAVAIEESDIDKDKVCIVSGIGCSSRAAGYMDFNTVHTTHGRALAFATGIKLAKPDLHVIVISGDGDLTAIGGNHFIHACRRNIDITTIVFNNNIYGMTGGQYSPTTPNGDFATTAPFGNIDKPFDICELACGAGASFVARSTVYHVPNTIQYIKKALNHKGFSLVEGLSICPTYYGRKNKKGSPVILMNELKDRSINLTKKDTLTEEQLTEKILIGIFKDTITPEYTDEYKKVLDKFNK
- a CDS encoding 2-oxoacid:acceptor oxidoreductase family protein codes for the protein MKVEVRLSGSGGQGLILAGIILAEGAISTNLNAVQTQSYGPEARGGASKCEVVISENEINFPKISNPNILLSLTQKSLNQYLKDMDNSGIIVIDSSIEVKCTENLNIYKFPIIDSSKEVTGSYVSANMVALGVISQLVKDVDIENIKKSIIKRVPKGTQESNIKAFEKGIELFRNNIDVNH